Part of the Yersinia hibernica genome, AAGATTGCACTTTGAAATTCGTTACAAGGGGAAATCCGTAAACCCGCTGCGTTACCTTCCGCAGCGATAGATTGGGCAGAATACGCTGTATTCTGTTCGCCGGATTCACGGGTAGGAGCAGCATATGAGCCAAAATACGCTGAAAGTTAACGAGTTGCATGAAGATGCTGATTTTGATGAAAACAGTACGGAAACTGAAATTTTCGACGAAAAAGCATTAGTAGAAAATGAGCCTACTGAAAGCGAGTTAGCAGAAGATGAGCTGTTGGCGCAAGGCGTTACCCAGCGAGTGCTGGACGCGACGCAGCTCTATCTTGGTGAGATTGGTTATTCGCCGTTGCTGACCGCGGAAGAAGAGGTTTATTTTGCCCGGCGTGCATTGCGCGGAGATGTGCCTTCACGTCGGCGTATGATTGAAAGTAACTTGCGGCTGGTAGTGAAGATTGCCCGCCGTTACAGTAATCGCGGTTTAGCGCTGCTGGATTTGATTGAAGAGGGTAACCTTGGTCTGATCCGCGCAGTGGAAAAGTTTGACCCTGAACGCGGTTTTCGTTTCTCCACTTATGCCACTTGGTGGATACGCCAGACCATTGAACGGGCGATAATGAACCAAACCCGTACTATTCGTCTGCCTATCCATATCGTCAAAGAATTAAACGTTTATTTGCGTACGGCACGAGAACTTTCTCATAAATTGGATCATGAACCGAGTGCGGAAGAGATTGCTGAGCAACTCGACAAACCGGTCGATGACGTGAGCCGTATGTTACGCCTTAACGAACGTATCACTTCTGTTGATACACCTTTAGGCGGCGATTCAGAGAAAGCCCTGCTAGATATTCTGTCTGACGAAAATGAAAACGGCCCAGAAGACACCACGCAAGATGACGATATGAAGCAAAGTATCGTGAAATGGTTGTTCGAATTGAATGCTAAACAGCGTGAAGTTCTGGCCCGTCGATTTGGTCTGTTAGGATATGAAGCAGCAACGTTGGAAGATGTGGGCCGCGAGATTGGTTTAACACGTGAACGTGTTCGCCAGATTCAGGTTGAAGGTCTGCGTCGTTTGCGGGAAATTCTGCAAGCTCAGGGCCTGAGTATTGAAGCATTGTTCCGCGAATAAATATTGTCTGAAAACAAAAAAACGGTGAACTAATGTTCACCGTTTTTTTATGCCTAAAATTGTCAGTGGCTAATGGTTTTTGTCCGGTTACACCATATTCTTCAGGCGATAAATCCACTCCAGTGCCTGGCGTGGTGACAGTGAGTCTGGATCCAGCGCTTCTAAGGCTTCGACTGCAGGTGATACTTCTTCATTGAGCAATGTCAGTTGCGAGCCATCAATCTTGCTTGCCGCGGCATTATTAGACAAAGATTCCAGCTCTTTCAGCTTTTGCCGCGCGCGCTTAATCACTTCCCGCGGTACACCGGCCAGAGCGGCTACCGCCAGACCATAACTTTTACTGGCCGCGCCATCTTGTACACTGTGCATAAAGGCGATGGTTTCGCCATGTTCCAGTGCATCAAGGTGAACATTAACCACACCCTCCATTTTTTCCGGTAGGGTTGTTAGCTCAAAGTAGTGGGTTGCAAATAGCGTCATGGCTTTGATACGGCTGGCCAGATTTTCAGCGCAGGCCCAAGCCAATGATAAACCATCATAAGTTGAGGTGCCGCGACCAATTTCATCCATTAACACCAAACTTTGCTCGGTAGCATTATGCAAAATATTAGCAGTTTCAGTCATTTCGACCATAAAGGTGGAACGACCTGATGCTAAATCATCAGCAGCACCGACTCGGGTGAAAATACGATCAACCGGCCCGATAGTGGCTTGATCCGCAGGAACATAACTTCCCATATGAGCCAGTAAGACGATCAATGCCGTTTGGCGCATATAAGTGCTTTTACCGCCCATATTGGGGCCAGTAATGATAAGCATGCGCCGCTGAGGTGATAATGTCAGCGGGTTAGAAATAAATGGCTCGCTGAGCACCTGCTCCACCACCGGATGACGACCACCGGTAATTTTTATCCCCGCTTTGTCACTCAGAACAGGGCAGTTATAGTTAAGTGTTTCTGCTCTTTCGGCCAAGTTCGCCAACACATCGAGTTCAGCCAGCGCATTGGCACTGATTTGCAATGCAGAGAGATGCGGTAACAGTAAATCGAAAATTTCTTCGTACAGCCCTTTTTCAATCGCCAGCGCTTTTCCCTTAGACGTCAGAACCTTATCTTCATACTCTTTCAGTTCTGGAATAATATAACGCTCGGCATTTTTTAGGGTTTGTCGGCGGACATAATGAATAGGTACCAGATGGCTTTGGCCACGGCTAACTTGGATGTAATAGCCATGGACACCATTAAAACCGACTTTTAGTGTATCCAGCCCCAACTTTTCGCGTTCACGAATTTCCAAACGATCAAGATAATCGGTTGCGCCGTCAGCCAGTGCCCGCCATTCGTCTAATTCTGCATTATATCCTGGGGCGATGACGCCGCCATCACGCACTAATACTGGCGGAGTTTCGACGATGGCGCGTTCCAGTAGGTCTTGTAACTCATCAAACTGGCCGACTTGTGAGCATAAATTTTGCACATGGGGAACATTCACCGGTTGCAATAAGCGGTGAATCTCTGGCAATTGTTGAAAAGCATGGCGCATTCTTGCCAGATCTCTTGGGCGAGCCGTCCGCAGAGCCAGGCGTGCCAGAATACGTTCTAAATCCCCGACCTGGCGCAACGGCGTTTGCAGTTCAGCCGTAATATCTTGCAGACCACCAATGGCTTGCTGGCGATCAGTCAACATTTTAAGGTCACGAATGGGGGCATGTAGCCAGCGTTTTAGCATGCGGCTGCCCATCGCGGTCACACTGCAATCAAGAATCGCAGCCAGTGTGTTCTCCGTCCCCCCTGACAAGTTTTGGGTCAGTTCGAGATTCCGACGGGTCGCGGCATCCATAACAATGCCGTCTTGCTGGCGCTCCATGGTCAAGCCACGGATATGGGGCAGTGAAGTTCGTTGGGTATCTTTGACATATTGCAGCAAGCAGCCGGCAGCCCGCAGTGCCTGATGCGCATGTTCAACACCAAAACCGATTAAATCTCGAGTGCCGAATTGCAGATTGAGCTGCTGCTTGGCGGTTTCCAGCTCAAACTCCCATAATGGGCGGCGGCGTAAGCCATGTCGCGGTTCGATTAACGACATTTGCTCGAAGTTTTCTGGATAAAGTAACTCTGCTGGATTGGTTCGTTGCAGCTCGGCCGCCATGGTTTCAAGGTCTGCGGGTTCTGCAACCCTAAAGCGCCCTGAACTGATATCCAGTGTTGCATAACCAAACCCACGAGCATCCTGCCAAATAGCTGCCAGCAGATTATCCTGCCGTTCTTGCAGCAAAGCCTCATCGCTCACCGTGCCAGGGGTGACAATGCGCACCACTTTGCGCTCAACAGGCCCTTTACTGGTGGCAGGATCACCGATTTGTTCGCAGATAGCTGCTGACTCACCCAATTGAACCAGTTTTGCCAGATAGTTTTCTATCGAATGATAGGGAACCCCGGCCATCGGAATCGGTTCACCGGCAGAAGCACCGCGTTTCGTCAGTGAGATATCCAGTAACTGTGATGCGCGTTTGGCATCATCGTAGAACAGCTCATAGAAATCTCCCATCCGATAAAACAGGAGGATTTCAGGGTGTTGGGCTTTGAGCCGAAGATACTGCTGCATCATCGGCGTGTGATTTTCCGTGCCTTTAATTATAACATTTTTGTCGTTGATTTTACTGTGTTTTTCCATTTTAGAAAACTCTGGAGTGAGTGTGTTTTAGTATACATAAACACACTCACTGCGAAAAAATGTATACTATATGTATATCAGCTACTCTTGCTGCTGAACAAAAAAAGAACTGGTATACAAATCATATGAAAATCAATCTAAATCAACAGCTTGTGGCTAAGACATTATCTATTGATTATAAGCCGAGGATCTTACCTGACGGCCAATTGATCTTTGAACTTAACGAAGACCGTAAACCGTACTTTATCACAGATGCTCATCGTGACGCGCCAGTCGGATTTGGTATAAAGGTTTCAACCAACAAGAAGGTGTATTATATCCAGAGAAGGGTTTCTGACTCGGATTCTGGTATGCAAGTGATTAGAGCTACCCTTGGAAGCGTTAGCGACTTTGATAACATCGCACAAGCCCGCGATGAGGCCCGTCGTTATGTTCAACAGATGAAACAGACGAAGCGCAATCCAAATAAAGTCAAACGAGAAACACATGCTTCAGAACTAATGATAAAAGAGATCTTTGAGCAATATAGAAGGCATTTAACTACCCGGTCAAGTATTCAATGTGTTGATCATGCGGTAGAATCACTCTTTTTGAAGTGTGCATCTGATGGCTAAAGTTGACGTAAAATGCCCGTTTTGTGAGCAAATCGAATCTGTTAAAAAGCATGGCCTGGGTAAGGCCAAACTTCAGCGCTATCGGTGCCAGTCGTGCTGCCGTACTTTCCAGCTCGATTATGCTTATCGCGCCTGCCAACCCGGCATGAAATCACAAATTGTCGACCTTGCAATGAACAATGCCGGTATTCGAGACACTGCCCGAGCTTTACATATCAGCATTAATGCCGTTGTGCGCACACTAAAAAACTCTCGCCGAGAGTTGTAACCACGCTTCCTCTGGATAACCTGCAAATTCAGCTTATCTGTGAAGTTGATGAAATGTGGTCGTTTGTTGGCAATAAAAAGCGTCAGCGTTGGCTGTGGTATGCATGGGAGCCTCGTCTCAAACGTATTGTTGCTCATGCTTTTGGGCGCAGGAGCAAAATGACGCAGTGCAAATTACTGGGTTTACTGTCGGGCTTCAGAGTCGCCTTCTGGTGTACAGACAACTTCAGTGCTTATGAGATGTTACCGGCTACAAAAGACATCACAGGTAAGCTTTACACCCAGCGGATTGAACGCAAAAACCTGAATCTTCGTAACCGGTTAAAACGACTGAATCGCAAAACGCTTGGGTACTCAAAATCGGCAGAAATGCATGACAAGATAATCGGCACGTTCATTGAGCGTGAGCATTACCTGCAATGACCCTATCTACACATTGAATACGTGACCCAGTTTTATCAACAATATTGTGGTGTTAGGTGTAACGGCCTGATGCCACGAAGATGACAGTAGTATCAGATAAAAGGCGCCTTTTTCTGTTTTGGATAAAAGAAAATCGTGTAGACGAGGTATAACCATACAATCATAGTGGAATATTGTGTCAATTAATCAAGAACAATAAAAAGATGTCGAAACACTAATTGAAAACAGAGCTTGACCAGATTAATTAAAATGATATTTATCACAAATATTTTTATGCGAGATATTGCGGCTGGGATATTTTAATTAATATTATTATGTAGTTAGCGTTTACTTCCCTCCTATTAACAAGATTAATCTTGCCTTTCCCGAGACTTTGTAGAATAAATAATAAGAAAACTATCAACTATAATCTCAACCACAACATCCTGATTCTGTGAATTTTATCCAGGCCGCACACGCGGGATCTCTCATTAATATAGACAAGAAACATCTGAAAATAATAAGCGTTACTTAATAATCGACTACTTTTCATAGTCACTTTTCATTATTCGCTATAGTGACTACACAAAGATGTATCAAAAATAATATTTGAGGAGATAAGAATGTCAGAATCCCCAATCAGTCAAACAGATAGCAAACATTCCAAACAACGTCGTGCCTTATTAAAAGGTGCAGTCGGCATGTCTGTACTGGGTATCGCCAGCGGGTTAACTTTAGCCGTGCCTGGGATATCTTATGCGGCAGCATTAACGCGTGAGGAACGCGATAAACTCACGCCGGATCAAATTATTGCCGGAATGAAGGAAGGTAACGTTCGTTTTAGAAGTGGCAAGATTCAACAACATGACTATTTGGCGCAAAAACGTGCCAGTGCTGAAGGTCAATTTCCGGCTGCAGTCATTTTAAGTTGTATTGATTCACGTGCACCGGCTGAGATTATTTTTGATACTGGGATTGGTGAAACATTTAATGCCCGCGTTGCCGGTAATGTTTCCAATAACGATTTACTCGGTAGCATGGAGTTTGCCTGTGCCGCGGCGGGAGCAAAAGTTGTACTGGTGATGGGGCATACTGCGTGTGGCGCAGTACGTGGGGCTATCGATGGTGTAGAGCTTGGTCATTTGACTGGGCTGTTGAACCAAATTAAACCTGCTATTGCTAAGACTGAATTTAGCGGTGAAAGAACCGGCAAAAACGCTGAGTTTGTTGATGCTGTCGCTAAAAGTAATGTGCTGCATACCATCAATGAAATACGCAAACAAAGTGAGATCCTTAGCGGATTAGAGAAAGAAGGGAAAATTAAAATCGTTGGCGCTATGTACAACCTCAATGGCGGTGCGGTTGAGTTTGTGAGCTAATTGTTTGTGAGATGATTGTTTGTGAGATGATTGTTTGTGAGATGATTGTTTGTGAAATAATTGCTTGTAAAGTAATTGTTTGTCAGCGTCGAGTGTAATAACTCGACGCTTATTATTAATGAGTCACGTTTAAACGCGATAATGTTTATTGATAAAGCTATGCCATGAATATGTTTCCTATCCCTAGGATTTCAGGAGCCTCACGATGATTCCTCCTATATCAACTTGTTAAACCTATCCAAAAACTCAAATAACAGATCATTATTTTAAATAGGTGAGGCTTCGATATGTTTCAATTTGATGCCAATGGCACGCTCGTTATCGCTTCGCTGGTGTTATTGCTTGGACGGCAATGCGTCAAGCACATTTCTATCTTGCAAAAATACGCCATACCCGAACCCATTGCGGGGGGATTATTACTCGCATTACTCTTTTTGCTTATTCATCAGACCACAGGTTGGGAAGCCAACTTTGATACCTCGCTGCGTGACCCATTAATGCTAACGTTTTTTGCCTCCATTGGGCTGAATGCAAATTTGGCCAGTTTACGGGCGGGCGGTAAGGTTTTGGTTCGATTTTTTGTCGTCGTGATAGGGCTATTGTTGCTGCAAAACATGGTGGGTATCGGTATGGCGACCTTGCTAGGACTGGATCCGCTGATGGGGCTGCTGGTCGGCACCATCACCCTTTCGGGAGGGCATGGAACCGGTGCGGCGTGGAGTGCTGTTTTTGCCGATGATTACGGTTTAAGTAACGCAACGGAAGTTGCTATGGCCTGCGCAACATTCGGTTTAGTCTTGGGCGGATTGATTGCTGGCCCAGTCGCACTTTATCTTATCAAGCACTCTGCTACGCCAGAGGGGAGGGCGGAAGATAGCTTGCAACCGACGACGTTCGAAAAACCTCAGTCTGGGCGAGTGATTACTGCATTGGTCTTGGTCGAAACTATCGCCATGATTACCATTTGTTTGATGGCGGGTCGCTATATTGCGGGATTGTTGGCAGAGACTATTTTCGCATTGCCGGTATTCGTGTATGTGCTCTTTATTGGGGTTATTCTCAGTAACTTACTTCTTTATACTGGATTTTATCAGGTATTCGATCGCGCGGTTTCGGTGGTGGGTAACGTCAGCCTTTCACTTTTCCTCGCCATTGCACTGATGAGTCTAAAATTATGGGAGTTGGCTTCTTTGGCATTGCCCATGTTGGCGATTTTAATTGTGCAGATGCTGACGATGGCGCTGTATGCCATATTTGTGACTTATCGGGTGATGGGTAAAAATTACGATGCGGCAGTGCTTTCTGCAGGGCATTGTGGTTTAGGTTTAGGGGCGACACCTACCGCTATTGCTAATATGCAGGCGATTACCGAGCGTTTCGGTCCCTCACATGTCGCGTTTCTTATTATCCCGATGGTCGGTGCATTCTTCTTGGATATAGCCAACGCGATTGTCATCAAACTTTCGTTATTATTGCCGATGTTTACGCCATTGGGGTAAAGCGAAGTACTCAATAGCAAACTTCAAAAATATTTTGGGTGCTATTAGGTGGCGCAATAACAATAAGAAGGTCATGTGATGACCTTCTTATTCATCCTTATAAGCGTCCCTATTCTTAAACCGGGAATTAACCACTGGGGCTTTTCTGTATCCATCACATACATCATCGGTAATAGTAAAAAGGAATTTTACCTTTCACGGAGATGAAGATGAAAATACAGGCATGGACAGAAAAGCTGCACGATGATCGTATAGAAAATATATGTATTCGAAACCGGATATTGCTGCGTTACTGGCTGACTGAACAGATCATGACCGGAGAGGCGGTATGAAAAGAATTCAGTTGTCTGGCGGCGTGAAGCCCCTTTATTTGATGATTCCTCTGCTGTTATCGGCATGCCACACCCCTCCATTCCAATCGCAAGTGCACAACACAATGTCTGTATCAGCAGAAAACATTGACCCGACCAAATCGCTTTTTCCTCTGGAGAATTATTCGCAGTCTGTCGATAAATGGCTCCCACCTGGCCCTGAAATGCATGTTCCAGTCATCGATGCCGCCACACAGCAACGGCATTTTTCTGCCCTACAATCCCACTATTTTGGCATGGGACAAGATGAACAATCGCCTTGGAATCCTCATCACATCAGTTCCATTCTGAGTCATGAAGCTGAAAGTATCCGAGATGCCAACATTAACAAGTACCTCAGTAAAAGCAGTGTTTCTTGGGGAGAAAACTTTAGGGTCCATTCTGATGACTGGAAACAGGCGATAAGAGATAACGCGAATACCAACATTGACCCTATTTATCGCCCCTATGCTCGGGGTATTACCGTCAAGGAGGCACTGGTCAGGATTCTCCCAACTGTCGATCCGGCTTATGACGACCCTCGCAAAGCTGGGCAGGGATACCCATTTGACAATTTACAGGAGTCCTCCATCCGTACTGGCACCCCTGTGTACGTCATCGCAGATAGTCGCGACAGAAGCTGGAAATACGTCATATCCCCATCTGTCACTGGATGGGTTCACAGCGAAGATATCGCGACAGTAGATCAGCCGTTTGTCACCGAATGGTTGGCGCTGGCGAAAGGAAACCTCGGCGCGTTCATTAATGAGCCTGTTTCCGTCCATGAAAATGGGCAGTATTATTTCACGGCTCGTCCTGGCACTATCTTGCCATTTCGTAATAAACAGTCGGACCTTTTTCTGACCGCAATACCAGTACGTGACGTTGACGGCCGCGCAAAAATTCGGTGGGTCAGCCTGAAAGAAGGCGAGTTCATTGCAATGCCTTGGAAAATGACGCCCAGTAATATTGCAACGCTGATGAAGTCGATGAAAGGCAGACCCTATGGTTGGGGAAATTATAATTTCTATAACGACTGTTCTGCCGAAATACGCAGCTTACTGATGCCTTTCGGTATATTTCTTCTCAGAAACTCCGCAAGTCAGATACAGGCGGCGACCAGAGTCGTTGACCTCAGTCAAGAGGATACCAACGCGCGGATCCGTTATCTCATGGAACATGGCAAGCCATTCACCACGCTGGTCTACATTCCGGGGCATATCATGTTGTATATCGGCAACGCGGTGATTAACGGGCAGAATGTACCGATGACCTATCAAAATATATGGGGGCTGCGACCAGCAGGATCTAATAGCCGGAGTATTATTGGCGGTTCAGTATTCTTCCCGTTATTAGCCTCCTATCCAGAGAACCCTGAATTGATGTCGCTGGCAGGTAAAGCGCAGTTTAAACTGGGATTTATTGAATAACGGATACGGTTTACTGTTCTGCGTGATTATTTT contains:
- the rpoS gene encoding RNA polymerase sigma factor RpoS, which produces MSQNTLKVNELHEDADFDENSTETEIFDEKALVENEPTESELAEDELLAQGVTQRVLDATQLYLGEIGYSPLLTAEEEVYFARRALRGDVPSRRRMIESNLRLVVKIARRYSNRGLALLDLIEEGNLGLIRAVEKFDPERGFRFSTYATWWIRQTIERAIMNQTRTIRLPIHIVKELNVYLRTARELSHKLDHEPSAEEIAEQLDKPVDDVSRMLRLNERITSVDTPLGGDSEKALLDILSDENENGPEDTTQDDDMKQSIVKWLFELNAKQREVLARRFGLLGYEAATLEDVGREIGLTRERVRQIQVEGLRRLREILQAQGLSIEALFRE
- the mutS gene encoding DNA mismatch repair protein MutS, with product MEKHSKINDKNVIIKGTENHTPMMQQYLRLKAQHPEILLFYRMGDFYELFYDDAKRASQLLDISLTKRGASAGEPIPMAGVPYHSIENYLAKLVQLGESAAICEQIGDPATSKGPVERKVVRIVTPGTVSDEALLQERQDNLLAAIWQDARGFGYATLDISSGRFRVAEPADLETMAAELQRTNPAELLYPENFEQMSLIEPRHGLRRRPLWEFELETAKQQLNLQFGTRDLIGFGVEHAHQALRAAGCLLQYVKDTQRTSLPHIRGLTMERQQDGIVMDAATRRNLELTQNLSGGTENTLAAILDCSVTAMGSRMLKRWLHAPIRDLKMLTDRQQAIGGLQDITAELQTPLRQVGDLERILARLALRTARPRDLARMRHAFQQLPEIHRLLQPVNVPHVQNLCSQVGQFDELQDLLERAIVETPPVLVRDGGVIAPGYNAELDEWRALADGATDYLDRLEIREREKLGLDTLKVGFNGVHGYYIQVSRGQSHLVPIHYVRRQTLKNAERYIIPELKEYEDKVLTSKGKALAIEKGLYEEIFDLLLPHLSALQISANALAELDVLANLAERAETLNYNCPVLSDKAGIKITGGRHPVVEQVLSEPFISNPLTLSPQRRMLIITGPNMGGKSTYMRQTALIVLLAHMGSYVPADQATIGPVDRIFTRVGAADDLASGRSTFMVEMTETANILHNATEQSLVLMDEIGRGTSTYDGLSLAWACAENLASRIKAMTLFATHYFELTTLPEKMEGVVNVHLDALEHGETIAFMHSVQDGAASKSYGLAVAALAGVPREVIKRARQKLKELESLSNNAAASKIDGSQLTLLNEEVSPAVEALEALDPDSLSPRQALEWIYRLKNMV
- a CDS encoding integrase arm-type DNA-binding domain-containing protein; its protein translation is MKINLNQQLVAKTLSIDYKPRILPDGQLIFELNEDRKPYFITDAHRDAPVGFGIKVSTNKKVYYIQRRVSDSDSGMQVIRATLGSVSDFDNIAQARDEARRYVQQMKQTKRNPNKVKRETHASELMIKEIFEQYRRHLTTRSSIQCVDHAVESLFLKCASDG
- a CDS encoding IS1 family transposase (programmed frameshift), whose translation is MAKVDVKCPFCEQIESVKKHGLGKAKLQRYRCQSCCRTFQLDYAYRACQPGMKSQIVDLAMNNAGIRDTARALHISINAVVRTPKKLSPRVVTTLPLDNLQIQLICEVDEMWSFVGNKKRQRWLWYAWEPRLKRIVAHAFGRRSKMTQCKLLGLLSGFRVAFWCTDNFSAYEMLPATKDITGKLYTQRIERKNLNLRNRLKRLNRKTLGYSKSAEMHDKIIGTFIEREHYLQ
- a CDS encoding carbonic anhydrase, with amino-acid sequence MSESPISQTDSKHSKQRRALLKGAVGMSVLGIASGLTLAVPGISYAAALTREERDKLTPDQIIAGMKEGNVRFRSGKIQQHDYLAQKRASAEGQFPAAVILSCIDSRAPAEIIFDTGIGETFNARVAGNVSNNDLLGSMEFACAAAGAKVVLVMGHTACGAVRGAIDGVELGHLTGLLNQIKPAIAKTEFSGERTGKNAEFVDAVAKSNVLHTINEIRKQSEILSGLEKEGKIKIVGAMYNLNGGAVEFVS
- the gltS gene encoding sodium/glutamate symporter, translated to MFQFDANGTLVIASLVLLLGRQCVKHISILQKYAIPEPIAGGLLLALLFLLIHQTTGWEANFDTSLRDPLMLTFFASIGLNANLASLRAGGKVLVRFFVVVIGLLLLQNMVGIGMATLLGLDPLMGLLVGTITLSGGHGTGAAWSAVFADDYGLSNATEVAMACATFGLVLGGLIAGPVALYLIKHSATPEGRAEDSLQPTTFEKPQSGRVITALVLVETIAMITICLMAGRYIAGLLAETIFALPVFVYVLFIGVILSNLLLYTGFYQVFDRAVSVVGNVSLSLFLAIALMSLKLWELASLALPMLAILIVQMLTMALYAIFVTYRVMGKNYDAAVLSAGHCGLGLGATPTAIANMQAITERFGPSHVAFLIIPMVGAFFLDIANAIVIKLSLLLPMFTPLG
- a CDS encoding SH3 domain-containing C40 family peptidase; translation: MKRIQLSGGVKPLYLMIPLLLSACHTPPFQSQVHNTMSVSAENIDPTKSLFPLENYSQSVDKWLPPGPEMHVPVIDAATQQRHFSALQSHYFGMGQDEQSPWNPHHISSILSHEAESIRDANINKYLSKSSVSWGENFRVHSDDWKQAIRDNANTNIDPIYRPYARGITVKEALVRILPTVDPAYDDPRKAGQGYPFDNLQESSIRTGTPVYVIADSRDRSWKYVISPSVTGWVHSEDIATVDQPFVTEWLALAKGNLGAFINEPVSVHENGQYYFTARPGTILPFRNKQSDLFLTAIPVRDVDGRAKIRWVSLKEGEFIAMPWKMTPSNIATLMKSMKGRPYGWGNYNFYNDCSAEIRSLLMPFGIFLLRNSASQIQAATRVVDLSQEDTNARIRYLMEHGKPFTTLVYIPGHIMLYIGNAVINGQNVPMTYQNIWGLRPAGSNSRSIIGGSVFFPLLASYPENPELMSLAGKAQFKLGFIE